The Brockia lithotrophica genome window below encodes:
- the tmk gene encoding dTMP kinase — translation MGEETLLTLLRRRLVTVEGPEGSGKTTFALRLREELVSSGYDVVFTREPGGTPLGEQVRTFLLSEESADVDPLTEALFYAAVRREHVVRVIRPALEAGRVVLVDRFVDSSLVYQGMVRGAGVERVRAINEVVLEGLWPSLTFYLDLPVEEALERLTRDEGRVYSRFDRLDAAFHASVREGYERLVRSEPRFVRLDARLAPDELVRRALPILTRHLAGEAPLP, via the coding sequence GTGGGAGAAGAGACGCTCCTTACCCTCCTCCGACGCCGTCTGGTTACCGTGGAAGGGCCGGAAGGGTCCGGGAAGACCACGTTTGCCCTCCGTCTTCGGGAGGAGCTCGTCTCCTCCGGGTACGACGTCGTGTTCACCCGCGAACCGGGGGGGACTCCCCTGGGAGAACAGGTGCGCACCTTTCTCCTCAGCGAGGAGTCTGCGGACGTCGATCCCCTGACCGAGGCGCTTTTCTACGCGGCGGTGCGCCGTGAGCACGTGGTTCGCGTGATTCGCCCGGCGCTCGAGGCCGGGCGCGTCGTACTCGTGGACCGCTTCGTCGACTCAAGTCTGGTGTATCAAGGGATGGTTCGAGGAGCCGGGGTAGAACGGGTACGCGCGATCAACGAAGTCGTGCTCGAAGGGTTGTGGCCTTCTCTCACCTTTTACCTCGACCTCCCCGTGGAGGAGGCCCTCGAGCGCCTCACGCGCGACGAGGGGCGGGTCTACAGCCGCTTCGACCGTCTGGACGCCGCATTCCACGCCTCCGTTCGGGAAGGCTACGAACGCCTCGTTCGCTCCGAACCCCGCTTCGTCCGCCTCGACGCGCGCCTCGCGCCCGATGAACTCGTCCGACGAGCACTCCCCATTCTAACACGACACCTGGCCGGCGAAGCGCCTTTGCCCTAA
- a CDS encoding HAMP domain-containing histidine kinase — protein sequence MPSFFPPKDEASSGFPIPYLDLWRGFFERGEERFPRAEVRDLWLAYRDSNLSPYREPEIWTVPEGGEGQKECRRVVESLVRELVRAGEAGFLLACVEATGVASATAADPEGTTFSERPFEIRPGTVLAFPPYPPTAYALVRRGGAATWLVGAEHPHVAWHRSTSLAVSLPGSAHRTLVAFFRGYPPVRRIATAILAALPRLSPSGSSEPQPRPQSSPFTALRPLFSFLAHEIFNPLTHIRGFLELHAKGGEREALLRDATHIERTLRAFLLLSDPQGKEGESVVDFRVLLRTAVDQAARISPLAVALPQKPLLVRGDPLRLEIGLHLALTWLQMLGDPFPSLVSGTKEEEAFLRLGGTGPVPRSAPPGESTLGQGLEAEEVLFALATRLLSEGGARVDPPEAEGEGWRVTVRFPLAQKANP from the coding sequence ATGCCGTCTTTCTTTCCGCCAAAAGACGAGGCAAGTTCGGGGTTCCCGATCCCATACCTCGATCTGTGGCGCGGATTTTTCGAACGGGGAGAGGAGAGGTTTCCCCGAGCCGAAGTCCGCGACCTCTGGCTTGCCTATCGCGATTCAAACCTTTCTCCCTACCGCGAACCGGAAATCTGGACCGTTCCCGAGGGAGGAGAAGGGCAAAAGGAGTGCCGCCGTGTCGTGGAATCCCTCGTTCGGGAACTCGTACGTGCCGGGGAGGCCGGGTTTCTCCTCGCGTGCGTAGAGGCGACGGGCGTCGCGTCGGCAACCGCGGCCGATCCGGAAGGGACCACGTTTTCCGAACGTCCGTTTGAAATTCGACCGGGAACCGTGCTCGCCTTCCCTCCCTATCCGCCCACGGCCTACGCCCTTGTGCGCCGTGGGGGAGCGGCGACCTGGCTCGTGGGCGCGGAGCACCCCCACGTGGCCTGGCACCGCTCTACGTCGTTGGCCGTATCCCTTCCCGGATCGGCACACAGGACGCTGGTGGCCTTCTTCCGGGGCTACCCCCCCGTACGCCGGATCGCCACCGCGATCCTCGCCGCCCTTCCGCGCCTCTCTCCCTCCGGAAGTTCGGAACCTCAGCCGCGACCCCAGTCTTCGCCGTTTACGGCTCTGCGGCCGCTCTTTTCGTTTCTCGCCCACGAAATCTTCAATCCCCTCACGCACATCCGCGGATTCCTCGAACTGCACGCGAAGGGTGGGGAGCGCGAAGCGCTTTTGCGTGACGCCACACACATCGAACGGACGCTCCGCGCCTTTCTCCTCCTTTCGGATCCCCAGGGCAAAGAGGGGGAGTCCGTGGTAGACTTCCGCGTCCTCCTGCGCACGGCCGTTGACCAGGCGGCCCGTATTTCCCCACTCGCCGTCGCCTTGCCGCAAAAGCCGCTCCTCGTACGCGGGGATCCGCTTCGCCTGGAAATCGGATTGCACCTCGCGCTCACCTGGCTTCAGATGCTCGGCGACCCCTTCCCCTCCCTTGTAAGCGGAACGAAGGAAGAAGAGGCGTTTTTGCGGCTGGGAGGAACGGGCCCCGTGCCCCGGAGTGCGCCGCCGGGAGAATCGACGTTGGGGCAGGGTCTGGAGGCCGAGGAGGTCCTCTTTGCCCTCGCCACACGCCTCCTCAGCGAAGGTGGAGCCCGCGTCGACCCGCCGGAGGCCGAAGGGGAGGGGTGGCGCGTCACCGTACGTTTTCCCCTCGCGCAAAAGGCAAATCCCTAA
- a CDS encoding bactofilin family protein: MTYLDASTRVEGTLASEAAVRMDGSFRGDIHCQGELIVGPSGQVEGDVWAQGAQISGRFRGKLIAEGTVILRRGSRFEGELHYRDLVVEEGAHLVGTFQRLEEEPLEAGTPVGTAGDFYARRIGRNREESEVAKEGTDTEMPNEGGVS; this comes from the coding sequence GTGACGTACCTCGACGCTTCGACACGTGTCGAGGGTACGCTCGCGAGCGAGGCGGCCGTGCGTATGGACGGGAGCTTTCGCGGGGACATTCACTGTCAAGGAGAGCTCATCGTCGGTCCTTCCGGTCAAGTGGAGGGCGACGTTTGGGCGCAAGGTGCGCAGATTTCGGGGCGGTTTCGGGGAAAGCTCATTGCCGAGGGAACCGTAATCCTGCGCCGGGGATCTCGTTTTGAAGGCGAGCTCCACTATCGAGACCTTGTCGTCGAAGAAGGGGCACATCTCGTCGGGACGTTCCAACGCCTCGAAGAGGAACCTTTGGAAGCGGGTACGCCCGTTGGAACCGCCGGCGACTTTTACGCGCGCCGCATCGGGCGGAACCGCGAGGAATCGGAGGTTGCAAAGGAAGGTACGGACACAGAGATGCCGAACGAAGGGGGAGTCTCGTGA
- the deoD gene encoding purine-nucleoside phosphorylase produces MSLHIGARREDVAPKVLLPGDPLRARFIAREFLEDAVEVNAVRGMYGYTGTYRGERVTVQGTGMGMPSMAIYATELMREYGVRTLIRVGTCGAFLPEVRLRDVVLAQGASTDSNMNRLHFRGIDYAPLADFSLLYAAYRTARRLALPVHVGGVFTTDRFYGDADKEAYEKKLAEHGTLCVEMETAALYTIAKAYGARALSILTVSDHLVTREETTAEERERTFTAMIRLALETLVSDEEKE; encoded by the coding sequence GTGAGCCTGCACATCGGTGCTCGCAGGGAGGACGTTGCGCCCAAGGTCCTGCTTCCGGGAGATCCTCTGCGGGCGCGGTTTATCGCCCGCGAATTCCTCGAAGATGCCGTGGAAGTGAACGCCGTCCGCGGGATGTACGGCTACACGGGGACGTACCGCGGGGAACGGGTGACGGTGCAAGGAACGGGCATGGGCATGCCCTCCATGGCGATCTACGCTACGGAACTCATGCGCGAGTACGGGGTACGCACGCTCATCCGCGTAGGGACGTGCGGCGCCTTTCTTCCCGAAGTGCGCCTCAGGGACGTCGTCCTCGCTCAGGGTGCTTCTACGGATTCGAACATGAATCGCCTACACTTTCGGGGCATCGACTACGCCCCCCTGGCCGACTTCTCCCTTCTCTACGCCGCCTACCGAACGGCACGGCGCCTCGCGCTCCCCGTCCACGTAGGCGGTGTCTTTACCACCGATCGGTTTTACGGCGACGCGGACAAAGAAGCCTACGAGAAAAAGCTCGCCGAACACGGGACCCTCTGCGTAGAGATGGAAACCGCGGCGCTGTATACGATCGCCAAAGCCTACGGGGCCCGCGCCCTGTCCATCCTCACGGTGAGCGATCACCTCGTGACGCGGGAGGAGACCACAGCGGAGGAGCGCGAGCGGACGTTTACGGCGATGATCCGCCTCGCCTTGGAAACCCTCGTCTCCGATGAAGAAAAGGAGTAG
- a CDS encoding insulinase family protein, whose amino-acid sequence MPRGYVQVRHESAADIGAVAKIFVHEATGAPVLFLETNDDNKVFAAAFRTPPPDDTGLPHILEHSVLNGSRRFPLKEPFVALAKGSLNTFLNAMTYPDKTVYPVASRVAKDLFNLMDVYLDGVFFPRLHEDPTILMQEGWHLHVEDGEPHIRGVVYNEMKGAYSQPEARLSRALERALYPDTVYRFDSGGDPDAIPGLTQEAFVRYHEEHYHPGNALFLVYGDLAAEEVLEFLEDRALRHFSHKAPTPLPPLQPPFPTPRVVLEAYPLPEGEEKGETYAAWGSVLGEEARDTLWVFALEILAYALVNRPAAPLRQALLGTGLVKDVYAYVEADVRQPYFALVGKGIPEGQAFAFFAAARDAVERLVREEIPLGLLQAALTRKLFELREADTGSYPKGLVYLLEALRSWRYDGDPLEPLNFSAVLEDIRMRTPTGFFTDLLSRLFLRGTHQALVVLEPKPGLAQAKEAALTSVLRHSFASLSPSAQEELRRRTAELVEKQRTPDPPEAKALLPRLALHDVPRSAPKVPTEVIREGGGVILLHPIPTRRIAYVSLYVSLASLAPEDLFYAGLLPSLLSRMPTEAHDAETLAELLDRHTGGVSASIAVYERAKGKPELHLALRGRALAEELPRLAGLMEEIATGTRISAFPQFAERLRERLARLESDLVPRGHLVASQRLLAQMSPAAAVLERTGGVEHILWLRALLEKGEEALAAAARETERVYRELFRVPAVVSFTADPDLVDTVRTAFAPLLASLPNREPVEGVLPALLPAADEALLSAADVFYVAKGLDLAPLGYEHRGSAYVLEQLLRLEYLWNRVRVEGGAYGAFARIDRLGRLVMSSYRDPHLEETILVYDEAVSFLREVDLGDEDMHDLILGTIARLDQPLSPPLQGERGDAEYFSGITPEELDARRAEVLATTPKDLRAYVPYLEAFAREGRVVALGPKDALIAHGRFVRHTNLLPGGKGF is encoded by the coding sequence ATGCCGCGTGGGTACGTGCAGGTAAGGCACGAAAGTGCCGCAGACATCGGTGCCGTGGCCAAGATCTTCGTCCACGAAGCGACGGGTGCCCCCGTTCTTTTCCTCGAAACGAACGACGACAACAAGGTGTTTGCGGCCGCCTTCCGCACGCCGCCGCCCGACGACACGGGACTTCCGCACATCCTTGAACATTCGGTGCTCAACGGTTCGCGCCGGTTTCCCCTGAAAGAGCCGTTCGTCGCCCTCGCCAAGGGGTCCCTCAACACCTTTTTAAACGCCATGACCTACCCGGACAAGACCGTCTACCCCGTGGCGAGCCGTGTGGCCAAAGACCTCTTCAACCTCATGGACGTCTACCTCGACGGCGTGTTCTTCCCCCGCCTCCACGAGGACCCTACCATCCTCATGCAGGAGGGGTGGCACCTGCACGTCGAGGACGGCGAGCCGCACATCCGCGGCGTCGTGTACAACGAGATGAAGGGGGCGTACTCCCAACCGGAAGCCCGACTTTCCCGTGCCCTCGAACGTGCCCTTTACCCCGATACGGTATACCGCTTCGACTCCGGCGGTGACCCGGACGCAATTCCCGGCCTTACGCAGGAAGCCTTCGTCCGCTACCACGAAGAGCACTACCATCCCGGAAATGCCCTGTTCCTCGTATACGGGGATTTGGCTGCGGAGGAAGTGCTGGAGTTTCTCGAGGATCGCGCGCTGCGCCACTTTTCCCATAAGGCTCCGACCCCCCTTCCCCCGCTACAGCCTCCTTTCCCCACCCCACGGGTGGTTCTCGAAGCCTATCCCCTGCCGGAAGGCGAAGAAAAGGGGGAAACCTACGCCGCATGGGGGAGCGTCCTCGGCGAGGAAGCACGGGACACGTTGTGGGTATTTGCCTTAGAAATCCTCGCCTACGCCCTCGTCAACCGTCCCGCCGCACCGCTTCGGCAAGCCCTTCTCGGCACCGGGCTCGTTAAGGACGTCTACGCCTACGTGGAGGCGGACGTTCGCCAGCCCTACTTCGCCCTCGTGGGCAAGGGAATACCGGAAGGGCAAGCCTTTGCCTTTTTTGCCGCGGCGCGCGACGCCGTGGAGCGCCTCGTCCGCGAGGAGATCCCCCTGGGGCTGCTTCAGGCGGCTCTCACGCGCAAGCTCTTCGAGCTTCGGGAGGCCGACACGGGGAGCTACCCGAAGGGACTCGTCTACCTCCTCGAAGCGCTTCGGAGTTGGCGGTACGACGGCGACCCCTTGGAACCGCTCAACTTCTCCGCCGTGCTGGAAGACATCCGCATGCGCACCCCCACGGGATTCTTTACCGACCTCCTCTCCCGACTCTTCCTTCGGGGGACGCATCAGGCGCTCGTCGTCCTCGAACCCAAGCCCGGACTCGCCCAGGCTAAGGAGGCGGCCCTTACCTCCGTCCTCCGCCACTCCTTTGCGAGCCTTTCCCCATCCGCACAGGAGGAACTGCGTCGGCGCACGGCCGAGCTTGTGGAAAAGCAGCGGACGCCGGACCCGCCCGAAGCCAAGGCCCTCCTTCCCCGCCTCGCCCTCCACGACGTACCGCGATCCGCTCCTAAGGTCCCTACGGAGGTCATCCGCGAAGGAGGCGGGGTGATCCTCCTGCACCCGATCCCTACCCGACGGATTGCCTACGTATCCCTGTACGTGTCGCTCGCCTCGCTCGCCCCCGAGGACCTCTTCTACGCGGGCCTTCTTCCCTCTCTCCTCAGCCGCATGCCGACGGAGGCGCACGACGCCGAGACGCTGGCCGAACTCCTCGATCGCCATACGGGCGGTGTAAGCGCGTCGATTGCGGTCTACGAACGGGCGAAGGGGAAACCAGAACTTCACCTGGCACTCCGGGGCCGCGCCTTGGCCGAAGAGCTTCCCCGCTTGGCGGGGCTCATGGAGGAAATCGCCACGGGGACGCGTATCTCCGCGTTCCCCCAGTTCGCCGAACGTCTACGCGAGAGGCTCGCCCGACTGGAATCCGACCTCGTTCCGCGCGGGCACCTCGTCGCCTCCCAGCGCCTTCTCGCGCAGATGAGTCCTGCAGCCGCGGTCTTGGAGCGGACCGGCGGCGTGGAACACATCCTCTGGTTACGGGCGCTCCTCGAAAAGGGGGAAGAGGCGCTCGCCGCAGCCGCCCGGGAAACGGAGCGCGTCTACCGCGAGCTCTTCCGCGTTCCCGCCGTCGTCTCCTTTACGGCAGACCCCGACCTTGTGGACACCGTCCGGACGGCGTTTGCGCCCCTTCTCGCTTCCCTTCCGAACCGAGAGCCGGTGGAGGGTGTGCTTCCCGCGCTTTTGCCCGCCGCAGACGAGGCTCTGCTTTCCGCCGCGGACGTGTTTTACGTCGCCAAGGGGCTCGACCTCGCACCTCTTGGGTACGAGCACCGCGGTTCTGCCTACGTCCTCGAGCAGCTCCTCCGCCTCGAGTACCTCTGGAACCGCGTGCGCGTAGAAGGCGGGGCATACGGTGCATTCGCCCGCATCGACCGTCTGGGCCGCCTCGTGATGAGCTCGTACCGCGATCCCCACCTCGAAGAGACGATCCTCGTCTACGATGAGGCGGTGTCCTTCCTCCGGGAGGTTGACCTCGGGGACGAGGACATGCACGACCTCATCTTGGGCACGATCGCCCGCCTTGACCAACCCCTCAGCCCCCCCCTTCAAGGAGAACGCGGCGATGCGGAATACTTTTCGGGGATCACGCCCGAAGAGCTCGACGCACGGCGGGCCGAAGTCCTTGCGACGACGCCAAAAGATCTGCGGGCGTACGTACCTTACCTTGAAGCGTTTGCCCGCGAAGGACGCGTCGTCGCCCTAGGGCCTAAGGACGCGCTCATCGCCCACGGACGGTTTGTTCGGCACACAAACCTTTTGCCCGGGGGAAAGGGCTTTTAG
- a CDS encoding ROK family protein, with product MYAVGIDVGGTQIKGGVVREDGAILRFRSVPTPREGGEAVFEALLDLVRSLLTNGEGVAVVGVGVPGWVDGRTGVVGHAPNLGWRNVPLRDRLARALPLPVAVENDANVALLGELWRGAARGAEWVLFFALGTGVGGAILAEGKLLRGARGFAGEFGHIPVRREGGDLCSCGKRGCLEAEASGRAIARRGHEAAETGRSPYLAEVLAREGRISARHVAEAASRGDAAAREIFGQAAEALAFVVGGLVNALNPERVVVGGGVSRAGEVLFAPLREALPRYALPEFLSPDLLLPGEHPEDAGVLGAAYLAFTEGRGARGL from the coding sequence ATGTACGCCGTGGGGATCGATGTTGGAGGGACTCAGATCAAGGGAGGGGTCGTCCGCGAAGACGGGGCTATCCTCCGCTTTCGAAGCGTGCCGACGCCGCGGGAAGGAGGAGAAGCCGTCTTCGAGGCGCTCCTAGACCTCGTTCGGTCCCTTCTTACGAATGGGGAGGGGGTGGCGGTTGTGGGGGTCGGCGTCCCGGGGTGGGTCGACGGGCGAACGGGGGTGGTCGGCCACGCCCCGAACCTGGGGTGGCGGAACGTTCCCCTGCGGGATCGCCTCGCCCGCGCACTTCCCCTCCCCGTCGCCGTAGAGAACGACGCAAACGTCGCCCTTCTCGGGGAGCTTTGGCGGGGAGCCGCTCGGGGAGCCGAGTGGGTCCTCTTTTTCGCCTTGGGAACGGGGGTCGGGGGGGCAATTCTTGCGGAAGGAAAGCTCCTCCGCGGGGCACGCGGCTTTGCCGGCGAATTCGGCCACATCCCCGTTCGGCGCGAGGGCGGGGATTTGTGTTCTTGCGGGAAGCGCGGCTGTCTGGAGGCGGAAGCTTCCGGTCGCGCCATCGCCCGCCGCGGCCACGAAGCGGCGGAAACGGGGCGATCGCCCTACCTCGCGGAAGTTCTTGCCCGCGAGGGACGGATTTCCGCCCGCCACGTGGCGGAGGCGGCGAGTCGAGGAGACGCCGCCGCGCGGGAGATTTTCGGGCAGGCGGCAGAAGCCCTGGCGTTCGTCGTCGGCGGCCTCGTGAACGCCTTGAACCCCGAACGGGTTGTCGTCGGCGGCGGGGTGAGCCGCGCGGGAGAGGTGCTCTTCGCCCCGCTCCGCGAGGCCCTTCCCCGGTACGCCTTGCCGGAGTTTCTCTCTCCTGACCTCCTCTTGCCAGGAGAGCATCCGGAGGATGCGGGCGTCCTCGGAGCCGCGTACCTCGCGTTTACGGAAGGACGCGGGGCCAGAGGTCTTTGA
- a CDS encoding transglycosylase domain-containing protein has translation MWRQIAHVFFILIVLLVAGTTALAVLVILTPLPYEPREEIHHPTLLYDAKGQAFSPLGGNIFQIPLRKEDIPPLVKAATLAVEDRRFYRHLGVDPLRLLKALYVNARTGEIREGGSTISQQLARNLYLSHERTWTRKFKELVYALRLEQRLSKEEILGLYLNTIYYGNGAYGIEAAAERYFGKAAKDLSPAEVSFLVGLPKGPTLYDPYRHFERARQRQREVLDAMVAAGVLTEDEAARAWKEEIRLLPHPEEARTAPYFARQVETWLEETLGIDEGTARRAGLKVYTTLDPQAQAAAEEAVRRHIPPDADLEAAVVVADPRTGAVLALVGGKDFAKSQLDRTRAPRQPGSTFKPFVYLTALEEGYTPLTLGPSREKTFVQADGTPYTPKNYGDRYANADVPLAYAIQTSDNVYAVDTISRLGPERVAVRARDVGIAEPLLPVLSLALGTSEVSPWSLTQAYATLAAGGVYRPLYLVERVETADGRLLYAHRPEERRVAGQDTVYVLTHLLERVLDEGGTGHLVAARLKRPAAAKTGTTAVDGWMAGYTPFRVVVARVGYDQERTLDNREAALAKFIWADTLEGASHDLPPEDFTPPPGVTFLSVDLRSGWNTGRFTEGSTRLAFVRGSEPTLLPAAKPTPPSPEGPSLWERLKDLWPRVLP, from the coding sequence GTGTGGAGACAGATCGCACACGTCTTCTTCATCCTCATCGTCCTTCTCGTGGCAGGCACGACCGCACTTGCCGTCCTCGTGATCCTCACACCCCTTCCGTACGAACCGCGCGAGGAAATCCATCACCCAACGCTCCTCTACGACGCAAAGGGCCAGGCGTTTTCTCCCTTGGGAGGGAACATCTTTCAAATCCCCTTGCGAAAGGAGGACATCCCCCCGCTGGTCAAAGCGGCGACGCTCGCCGTCGAAGACCGGAGGTTTTACCGCCACTTGGGCGTTGATCCCCTGCGCCTCCTCAAGGCGCTCTACGTCAACGCGCGTACGGGGGAAATCCGCGAAGGCGGAAGTACGATCTCACAACAGCTCGCGCGGAACCTCTACCTGAGCCACGAGCGCACATGGACGCGAAAGTTCAAAGAGCTCGTGTACGCCTTGCGCCTCGAACAGCGCCTGAGCAAGGAGGAGATCCTCGGCCTCTACCTGAACACGATTTACTACGGAAACGGGGCCTACGGGATCGAGGCGGCCGCGGAACGCTACTTCGGAAAGGCAGCCAAGGACCTCTCCCCCGCCGAGGTGAGCTTCCTCGTCGGATTGCCCAAGGGTCCCACCCTGTACGATCCGTACCGCCACTTCGAACGAGCCCGTCAGCGACAGCGCGAGGTCCTCGACGCCATGGTTGCCGCGGGAGTCCTTACCGAGGACGAGGCCGCACGGGCGTGGAAGGAGGAAATTCGCCTTCTCCCTCATCCCGAAGAAGCGAGGACGGCGCCCTACTTCGCCCGCCAGGTCGAGACCTGGCTCGAAGAAACCCTCGGAATCGACGAAGGGACGGCCCGGCGGGCGGGGCTTAAGGTCTACACGACCCTGGACCCCCAGGCCCAGGCTGCGGCCGAAGAAGCCGTGCGCCGGCACATCCCGCCGGATGCCGACCTTGAAGCGGCGGTCGTCGTCGCCGATCCCCGCACGGGGGCCGTGCTCGCCCTCGTCGGCGGAAAGGACTTCGCAAAAAGCCAGCTCGATCGCACGCGCGCGCCGCGCCAGCCCGGATCGACGTTCAAACCCTTTGTCTATCTCACCGCACTCGAAGAGGGCTACACGCCCCTCACCTTGGGTCCGAGTCGGGAAAAGACGTTCGTCCAGGCGGACGGAACGCCGTACACCCCGAAAAACTACGGCGACCGGTACGCAAATGCGGACGTCCCCCTCGCGTACGCGATCCAGACGAGCGACAACGTCTACGCCGTGGATACGATCTCCCGCCTCGGCCCGGAACGGGTCGCCGTCCGAGCCCGCGATGTGGGAATCGCCGAACCGCTCCTCCCCGTCCTCTCCCTCGCCCTCGGGACCTCCGAGGTGAGTCCGTGGTCCCTCACCCAGGCATACGCGACGCTTGCCGCGGGGGGCGTGTACCGCCCCCTCTACCTCGTAGAACGCGTCGAAACCGCAGACGGGCGACTTCTCTACGCGCACCGTCCGGAAGAACGGCGGGTCGCCGGCCAGGATACGGTCTACGTCCTCACCCACCTCCTCGAACGCGTTCTCGACGAGGGGGGGACGGGGCACCTCGTCGCCGCCCGCTTGAAACGTCCGGCGGCGGCGAAAACCGGAACGACCGCGGTGGACGGGTGGATGGCCGGGTATACGCCCTTTCGCGTCGTCGTCGCCCGAGTAGGGTACGACCAGGAACGCACGCTCGACAACCGGGAGGCCGCCCTCGCAAAGTTCATCTGGGCCGACACCTTGGAAGGGGCCTCACACGACCTTCCTCCCGAAGACTTTACCCCGCCTCCCGGAGTCACCTTCCTCTCCGTAGATCTGCGTTCGGGTTGGAACACGGGCCGGTTTACGGAGGGAAGTACGCGCCTCGCCTTCGTACGGGGAAGCGAGCCTACGCTCCTCCCCGCGGCAAAGCCTACGCCTCCTTCTCCTGAGGGACCTTCGCTTTGGGAGCGCCTCAAAGACCTCTGGCCCCGCGTCCTTCCGTAA
- a CDS encoding M23 family metallopeptidase — MKETRWDKRSWRDLTSDPRPDAFVLQLIPLDGGEARSLRVSRRAFYGTLAAAGFGLTALTGFAVHQYATSGNLREELHSALQAKEQAEAEARESRAKNVALEDELVRWKQRVTVLDGRLTETERKLSALEGLAAALETQVTGKSTIARGETTPLSASTSGPRPTSLVGEEPPRGTAGNASALFFSLAERLNGSEERGAAIGNKIALLGEIAEHVPSIMPADGRIVSGFGMRRDPFTFALQMHTGVDIANVSGTPIHAAASGVVVDTGWVGGYGLTVRIAHGNGVETFYAHLSRVVVQRGQSVKKGELIAYMGSTGRSTGPHLHYEVRLGGRPIDPVPYLGGVVHAVSEERPLD; from the coding sequence GTGAAGGAGACGCGATGGGACAAGCGGTCGTGGCGTGATCTCACATCGGATCCCCGCCCCGACGCCTTTGTCCTTCAGCTGATCCCCTTAGACGGCGGGGAAGCCCGTTCGCTGCGCGTTTCCCGCCGCGCCTTTTACGGGACGCTGGCGGCGGCGGGGTTCGGGCTCACCGCGCTTACGGGATTTGCCGTCCACCAGTACGCAACGTCGGGAAACCTGCGGGAGGAGCTCCACAGCGCACTGCAGGCCAAGGAGCAGGCAGAGGCGGAGGCCCGCGAGTCGCGGGCGAAAAACGTCGCCCTGGAAGACGAACTCGTGCGCTGGAAACAGCGGGTTACGGTGCTCGATGGCCGCCTCACGGAGACGGAACGCAAGCTCTCCGCGCTCGAGGGGCTCGCCGCGGCGCTGGAGACGCAGGTTACGGGGAAGAGCACTATTGCCCGGGGAGAGACCACTCCGCTTTCTGCGTCCACGTCCGGCCCTCGGCCCACCTCCCTCGTGGGGGAAGAACCTCCCCGCGGTACGGCGGGGAATGCGTCCGCGCTCTTCTTTTCCCTCGCCGAACGCCTGAACGGAAGCGAGGAGCGCGGAGCGGCGATTGGAAACAAGATCGCCCTTTTGGGAGAGATCGCCGAACACGTGCCGAGCATCATGCCCGCCGATGGGAGGATTGTGTCGGGATTCGGGATGCGGCGCGACCCCTTTACCTTTGCCTTGCAAATGCACACCGGGGTCGACATCGCCAACGTTTCGGGAACGCCGATTCACGCGGCGGCCTCCGGCGTCGTCGTCGACACAGGGTGGGTCGGGGGATACGGGCTTACCGTACGCATCGCCCACGGGAACGGCGTGGAGACGTTTTACGCGCATTTGAGTCGGGTGGTCGTACAACGAGGACAGAGCGTAAAGAAGGGCGAACTCATCGCCTACATGGGGTCTACGGGTCGGAGCACGGGGCCACACCTCCACTACGAGGTGCGCCTCGGCGGTCGTCCGATCGATCCGGTTCCCTACCTTGGAGGTGTGGTCCATGCTGTCTCGGAAGAAAGGCCCCTCGACTGA
- the speE gene encoding polyamine aminopropyltransferase has product MELWFTEYQAEGVALSLKVRRSLHHEVSPYQRIDVLETEAYGRVLLLDGMVMTTERDGHVYSEMLAHVPLVTHPHPERVLIVGGGDGGVACEVLRHASVQSVDLVEIDAAVLRVAEAFFPEAGKCLRDSRVHVHVADGFAFLDGRTAYYDVILVDSTEPVGPAVQLFELAFYEKLRSALRTDGLFAAQTDNPWLKRERVVRAHHLVGRAFPRVWTYLASIPTYPSGLWSFTLGSLGPDPLTFDAARAEALPTRYYTPEVHRASFALPRELLTALREGGEA; this is encoded by the coding sequence GTGGAACTTTGGTTTACCGAATACCAAGCCGAGGGAGTTGCGTTAAGCCTCAAGGTCCGCCGGAGCCTGCACCACGAGGTGTCGCCGTACCAGAGGATAGACGTCCTGGAGACGGAAGCCTACGGTCGGGTTCTCCTTCTGGACGGCATGGTCATGACGACGGAGCGCGACGGCCACGTCTACAGCGAGATGCTCGCCCACGTTCCCCTTGTCACGCATCCGCATCCCGAACGCGTGCTCATCGTGGGGGGCGGAGATGGCGGCGTTGCGTGTGAGGTTTTGCGCCACGCCTCCGTGCAAAGCGTAGACCTCGTAGAGATCGACGCCGCCGTCCTTCGGGTGGCGGAGGCGTTTTTCCCGGAAGCCGGGAAGTGCCTCCGGGATTCCCGCGTACATGTGCACGTCGCCGACGGCTTTGCCTTTCTCGACGGCCGAACGGCGTACTACGATGTCATCCTCGTAGATTCCACCGAACCGGTAGGTCCGGCCGTCCAGCTCTTCGAGCTCGCCTTTTACGAAAAGCTGCGCAGCGCCCTGCGAACGGACGGGCTGTTTGCGGCGCAGACCGACAACCCCTGGCTCAAGCGCGAACGTGTGGTTCGCGCCCACCACCTTGTAGGTCGTGCGTTCCCGCGCGTGTGGACGTACCTCGCGTCGATCCCCACATATCCCTCGGGGTTGTGGAGCTTCACCTTGGGTAGCCTCGGTCCCGATCCCCTCACCTTCGATGCCGCACGCGCCGAGGCCCTCCCCACGCGGTACTACACGCCGGAGGTGCACCGCGCCTCCTTTGCGCTTCCGCGCGAACTCCTCACGGCTCTCCGGGAAGGAGGGGAAGCATGA